From Macaca mulatta isolate MMU2019108-1 chromosome 1, T2T-MMU8v2.0, whole genome shotgun sequence, the proteins below share one genomic window:
- the C1H1orf167 gene encoding LOW QUALITY PROTEIN: uncharacterized protein C1orf167 homolog (The sequence of the model RefSeq protein was modified relative to this genomic sequence to represent the inferred CDS: inserted 1 base in 1 codon; substituted 1 base at 1 genomic stop codon), whose amino-acid sequence MELRSDASHKENVSPKPAVLLKPEQRRFRRSLGISLSSRHDQWVPGCQVERGGRAATPSPGAVLGQEPCRVQTNLASPGPRLGLALKDTTGRLVNSSVWQQSNLQPPAQRCQGKAREFAIQQSNLSSRETSSPHLCPEPGGSFGPHKLPWGRLLSQEPLARPSPCLRQSRLPAPGTPSGDFRPTEAFAPLDGRTRPGLRFWGGLGSWRSRLVGEPLTLEDLAIPSQNQTRAPSHAAIQQLLASVRCLAQEAARLRCQAPQEPPRAVQQDLWTSSGQPLSAHQPLLASWDERRRCLRGQRKTAAFLKTPASLSDSWAQSKLMSPETTLGTLTGDSLNPGQGLPPAHPLGSGDSCSPVSPDGRAQKGDPSLPQGVGSRGAGPCSSAFSNTAWGIPPKQKGEEGAPRERVHREEERTAFHLPDTISASNALKNKAQNIVAPESEATCWQLLSRCFRSWRHLVKRQSDPVVAAVALGRWQLLRKGLQALWLREAQLEAACGQYTKILLAWSFREWRNLALQQKQVQPHMQAGPGSPPSRRAQGQGPSLGRSTVADLSQRSRLEHISPGSLREEERAQWLLSHPGQRTDSRDERVQILEALQLAVFFLWCQQKERARQQKESLRKATRATQTTGSFPHAWHFTAAGAAWVAPLSPQHQRAWLCRCFGAWQQFVQRGSRYRDHLADRRTGTLRKCLEQWVQMKQLRDSDGAKVTQLSLCRQKAGREALHTAGPAACGLGTVGQAQGLQEQGRGSLQDACRTLALCRALLLWKTRLFQCQWANSFLQGLQQRMLQCSLRWWHMRALGPDATSSYTKTPSAPEPMGSSTSQGSLEKVPRAPTLPETLQGSLLWAAGQRQQGQCFRLWRARAWQFQGTARWYQHTLQRRIFLSWSRWATAQGAWRELASHWAWDRSCRAVLGLWRRRLLQLRLVERWAQERGWRLARDALCHWHSSWQGQQFLHEKCQTWVQGHLQGLQRAVFRSWQQAAARQRRTVTRPEQLLLQSYFQAWCEVVRDTGVLRAQRQAFQDDLRRRALGAVFATWREAQAAAAGAQEQHVAQASLAHWRSCGQQGQEDGQPKKARAPQAFPAWPVAPDVHREAQQQEGESAGAQAARCWALWAPSCRGQVSQVHASWKLRAWVLEASTQSGACGGVQRAIVTQLRQAGLRRFLQMARLRVRLGLRAKAPGAGKTCSCWTQATGLVPPAPSLQCSLGGQRKPRGMAWAQRCGEHSLCPAFQLWPQWPGQSSWVPGLPLWMRDQGPRGHSSPEPRALKAQSEAHKRRLGALSCRILEKQAQAHGSALLPALKGHDALGHQEEVPAAPVAXGTASWAAGFPAGQVPGSSMAALGGCPRGRTAGTDPAQRVAPEIGLADVVAADPATASGSAVKAAGRWAFKKWHQRLAARSPRRGAASSPRPWSKPGPKGPESGXEAAGALRGWGLGAEHGAQLQL is encoded by the exons ATGGAGCTAAGGTCTGATGCCAGCCACAAGGAGAATGTGTCCCCAAAGCCTGCAGTGCTCCTGAAGCCAG AGCAACGAAGATTCCGGAGGAGCCTGGGGATCAGCCTGAGCAGTAGACATGACCAGTGGGTGCCCGGGTGCCAGGTGGAGAGGGGAGGGCGTGCTGCCACACCCTCCCCAGGGGCGGTGCTAGGCCAGGAGCCCTGCCGagtccagaccaacctggccagcccTGGTCCCCGCCTGGGCCTAGCCCTGAAGGACACGACTGGCCGACTGGTAAATTCAAgcgtctggcaacagagcaaccTGCAGCCTCCAGCCCAGAGGTGCCAAGGGAAGGCTCGAGAGTTTGCCATTCAGCAGAGCAACCTGAGCAGCAGGGAGACCAGCAGCCCCCACCTCTGCCCAGAGCCTGGGGGGAGCTTTGGGCCCCACAAGCTGCCCTGGGGTCGTCTCCTATCCCAGGAGCCACTGGCTCGCCCATCTCCCTGTCTGAGGCAGTCCAGGCTGCCGGCCCCAGGCACCCCTAGCGGGGACTTCAGGCCCACTGAAGCCTTTGCCCCTCTTGATGGGCGCACACGGCCAGGCCTCAGATTCTGGGGTGGCCTGGGGAGCTGGAGGTCCAGGCTGGTGGGGGAGCCTCTCACCCTGGAGGACCTGGCTATCCCCAGTCAGAACCAGACTCGGGCCCCATCCCATGCTGCCATCCAGCAGCTGCTGGCTTCTGTACGTTGCCTGGCGCAGGAGGCAGCCAGACTCAGGTGCCAGGCACCCCAGGAACCTCCCCGTGCTGTGCAGCAGGACCTCTGGACCAGCAGTGGCCAGCCACTCTCCGCCCACCAGCCTCTCCTTGCTTCCTGGGATGAGAGGCGGAGATGCCTTCGAGGCCAAAGGAAAACTGCAGCTTTCTTGAAGACCCCGGCTAGTCTCTCAGACTCTTGGGCACAAAGCAAGCTAATGTCACCTGAGACCACTCTGGGGACACTGACTGGGGATTCCCTTAATCCTGGGCAGGGGCTCCCTCCCGCCCACCCCCTAGGGTCAGGAGACAGCTGCTCCCCCGTGTCTCCAGATGGCAGGGCACAGAAGGGTGACCCCAGTCTCCCTCAAGGGGTGGGAAGCAGGGGGGCCGGCCCCTGTTCCTCAGCCTTCTCCAACACAGCCTGGGGAATCCCACCCAAgcagaaaggagaggagggggcCCCGAGGGAGCGGGTCcacagggaggaggagaggacgGCTTTCCATCTGCCAGACACAATCTCAGCGAGCAATGCCTTGAAG AACAAGGCACAAAACATTGTAGCCCCAGAGTCTGAGGCAACCTG TTGGCAGCTGTTGTCCAGATGTTTTCGATCTTGGAGGCACTTGGTGAAGAGGCAGTCGGATCCAGTGGTGGCGGCAGTGGCACTGGGCCGCTGGCAGCTGTTGCGAAAGGGCCTTCAGGCCCTGTGGCTCCGGGAGGCTCAGCTGGAGGCAGCATGCGGGCAGTACACAAAGATTCTGCTGGCCTGGAGCTTCCGAGAG tggagaaacctggcttTACAGCAGAAACAAGTACAGCCCCACATGCAGGCTGGGCCAGGGTCCCCGCCCTCCAGGAGAGCCCAGGGCCAAGGCCCCTCCTTGGGAAGAAGCACAGTGGCGGACCTCTCCCAGAGAAGCAGGCTGGAACACATCAG TCCAGgaagtctgagggaggaggagagagctcAGTGGCTTCTGTCACATCCTGGGCAGAGAACAGACAGCAGAGATGAGAGAGTCCAGATACTGGAGGCCCTGCAACTGGCGG TCTTCTTCCTGTGGTGCCAACAGAAGGAACGGGCCAGACAGCAGAAGGAGAGTCTGCGGAAGGCCACCAGGGCCACACAGACGACAGGGAGCTTCCCCCATGCCTGGCACTTTACTGCTGCAGGTGCAGCCTGGGTGGCGCCACTGAGCCCCCAGCACCAGAGAGCTTGGCTGTGCAG GTGCTTTGGAGCCTGGCAGCAGTTCGTGCAAAGAGGGTCCCGGTACCGAGACCACCTGGCTGACCGCCGGACGGGGACCCTGAGGAAATGCCTGGAACAGTGGGTGCAGATGAAACAGCTCCGGGACTCAGATGGGGCAAAGGTGACCCAGCTGTCCCTCTGCCGGCAGAAAGCAG GACGTGAGGCTCTCCACACTGCAGGCCCTGCAGCCTGTGGCCTGGGTACAGTGGGCCAGGCCCAAGGGCTGCAGGAGCAAGGCCGGGGCTCTCTGCAGGATGCTTGCCGGACACTGGCCCTCTGCCGGGCGCTGCTGCTGTGGAAGACGCGGCTTTTCCAGTGCCAGTGGGCCAA CTCCTTCCTCCAGGGCCTGCAGCAGCGGATGCTGCAGTGCAGCCTGAGATGGTGGCACATGAGGGCATTGGGCCCAGATGCCACATCAAGCTACACCAAGACACCCTCAGCTCCGGAGCCAATGGGCAGCAGCACATCCCAAGGCTCTCTGGAGAAG GTTCCCAGGGCCCCCACCCTCCCGGAGACTCTCCAGGGGAGCCTTCTGTGGGCAGCTGGGCAGCGGCAGCAGGGGCAGTGCTTTCGGCTCTGGCGGGCACGGGCCTGGCAGTTCCAGGGCACAGCCAGGTGGTACCAGCATACCCTCCAGAGGCG CATCTTCCTCAGCTGGAGCCGCTGGGCAACAGCCCAAGGGGCCTGGAGAGAGCTGGCTTCCCACTGGGCCTGGGATCGGAGCTGCAGGGCTGTGCTGGGCCTGTGGCGTCGGCGGCTGCTGCAGTTGCGGCTGGTGGAGAGGTGGGCCCAGGAGCGGGGCTGGCGACTGGCACGAGATGCCCTATGCCACTGGCACTCCTCTTGGCAGG GACAGCAGTTCCTGCATGAAAAGTGCCAGACGTGGGTGCAGGGCCACCTCCAGGGCCTGCAGAGGGCTGTGTTTCGGAGCTGGCAGCAGGCAGCAGCTCGTCAGAGACGCACAGTGACCCGGCCAGAGCAACTGCTACTGCAGAG CTACTTCCAGGCCTGGTGTGAGGTTGTAAGAGACACAGGCGTGCTCCGGGCCCAGCGTCAAGCCTTTCAGGATGACCTGAGGAGAAGGGCACTGGGGGCCGTGTTTGCCACATGGCGGGAAGCCCAGGCAGCTGCAGCCGGGGCACAGGAACAGCATGTGGCCCAGGCCTCCCTTGCCCACTGGAGAAGCTGCGGGCAGCAAGGCCAGGAAGATGGGCAGCCAAAGAAGGCCCGGGCCCCGCAGGCCTTCCCAGCATGGCCAGTGGCCCCGGACGTGCACCGTGAGGCCcagcagcaggaaggagagagtGCTGGGGCCCAGGCAGCCCggtgctgggcactgtgggcGCCCAGCTGTCGGGGCCAGGTCAGCCAAGTCCATGCTTCCTGGAAGCTGCGAGCCTG GGTCCTAGAGGCCTCGACGCAGTCGGGGGCTTGCGGCGGTGTCCAACGAGCCATCGTCACCCAGCTCCGGCAGGCTGGGCTCAGACGCTTCCTGCAGATGGCGCGGCTCAGGGTGCGGCTTGGACTGCGGGCCAAGGCCCCAGGGGCCGGCAAG ACCTGCAGCTGCTGGACACAGGCCACAGGGCTGGTGCCGCCCGCGCCAtcactgcagtgcagcctgggtgGACAGAGGAAGCCAAGGGGAATGGCCTGGGCTCAGA GGTGCGGAGAACATTCTCTCTGCCCTGCCTTCCAGCTCTGGCCGCAGTGGCCTGGACAGAGTAGCTGGGTCCCAGGCCTGCCCTTGTGGATGAGGGACCAGGGACCAAGAGGACACTCCAGCCCTGAGCCCAGGGCCCTCAAAGCCCAAAGCGAGGCCCATaaaaggaggctggg TGCTCTTTCATGTAGGATCCTGGAAAAGCAGGCCCAGGCCCATGGCTCTGCCCTCCTTCCGGCCCTGAAGGGTCACGATGCTCTTGGCCATCAGGAGGAAGTACCTGCAGCGCCGGTGGCTTAAGGCACTGCTTCGTGGGCTGCGGGGTTCCCAGCAGGCCAGGTGCCTGGCAGCAGCATGGCAGCACTGGGTGGATGCCCAAGGGGCAGAACAGCTGGCACGGACCCTG CTCAGAGAGTGGCACCTGAGATCGGCCTGGCGGACGTGGTGGCAGCGGATCCTGCGACTGCGAGTGGCTCAGCAGTTAAAGCAGCAGGAAGATG GGCCTTTAAGAAGTGGCACCAACGCCTGGCAGCCAGAAGCCCAAGGAGAGGAGCTGCCAGTAGCCCAAGACCCTGGAGCAAGCCAGGCCCTAAGGGCCCTGAGAGTG CAGAAGCCGCCGGAGCCCTGCGGGGTTGGGGGCTTGGGGCAGAGCATGGGGCCCAGCTACAGCTGTGA